A window of the Lactobacillus amylovorus DSM 20531 genome harbors these coding sequences:
- a CDS encoding valine--tRNA ligase, with product MTDLAPKYNPNEVEKGRYQTWLDEDLFKPSGDKKAHPYSIVIPPPNVTGKLHLGHAWDTAIQDTLIRFKRMQGYDTLYLPGMDHAGIATQAKVEAKLRKQGKDRHQMGREKFVKQVWDWKDEYAAIIKGQWAKMGLSLDYSRERFTLDKGLSKAVKKVFVQLYNEGLIYRGEYIINWDPALQTALSDIEVIHKDDKGAFYHIKYPFVDGSGYVEIATTRPETMFGDTAVAVAPGDKRYKDLVGKELILPLVGRHIPIIEDQHVDPEFGTGLVKITPAHDPNDFQVGNRHNLKRINVMNDDGTMNEEAGKYAGMDRFDCREALVKDLKEQGYLIKIEPIVHSVGHSERSGVQVEPRLSKQWFVKMKPLADKVLENQKTDGKVNFVPERFEGTLDHWMEDVHDWCISRQLWWGHRIPAWYNKKTGETYVGVDAPKDAENWEQDPDVLDTWFSSALWPFSTLGWPDTDSEDFKRYFPTNALVTGYDIIFFWVSRMMFQSLHFTGKRPFNDVVLHGLMRDEQGRKMSKSLGNGVDPMDVVDKYGADALRWFLLNGTAPGQDTRYDPKKLSAAWNFINKIWNASRFVIMNLPEDAKPAHMPEVSKFDLSDRWIFDRLNHTVSEVTRLFDEYKFGEAGRELYNFIWNDFCDWYIEISKVALNGDDEELKARKQENLVWILDQILRLMHPIMPFVTEKLWLSMPHEGKSIMVAKYPETHKEFENEQADNDMAFLIETIKAVRNIRMEVNAPMSSKIDIMIQLDDAKDKHILDENADYVENFLHPKKLEVAEEIEAPKLAKTAVIPGAQIFVPLTELVNVDDELAKMEKEEKRLEDEVARCEKKLANKGFVDHAPEAVVNKEKEKKADYESQLSGVRERIQDLKESK from the coding sequence GGCTTGATGAAGATTTGTTCAAGCCATCTGGTGACAAAAAAGCTCACCCATATTCAATTGTTATTCCACCACCAAATGTAACTGGTAAGTTGCACTTAGGTCACGCATGGGATACTGCAATTCAAGATACTTTGATTCGTTTCAAACGTATGCAAGGTTACGACACCCTTTACCTTCCAGGTATGGACCACGCTGGTATTGCTACGCAAGCTAAGGTTGAAGCAAAATTGCGTAAGCAAGGTAAAGACCGTCACCAAATGGGCCGTGAAAAGTTCGTTAAGCAAGTTTGGGACTGGAAAGATGAATATGCGGCAATTATCAAGGGCCAATGGGCTAAGATGGGTCTTTCACTTGACTACTCAAGAGAAAGATTTACTTTGGACAAAGGTCTTTCAAAGGCTGTTAAGAAGGTTTTCGTTCAACTTTACAACGAAGGTTTAATTTACCGTGGTGAATACATCATCAACTGGGACCCAGCTTTGCAAACTGCTTTAAGTGATATCGAAGTTATTCACAAAGACGATAAGGGTGCCTTCTACCACATTAAATATCCATTTGTAGATGGCTCAGGTTATGTAGAAATTGCTACTACTCGTCCTGAAACCATGTTTGGTGATACCGCTGTTGCCGTAGCACCAGGTGACAAGCGTTACAAGGATCTTGTAGGTAAGGAATTGATCTTGCCACTCGTAGGTCGTCATATTCCAATTATTGAAGACCAACACGTAGACCCAGAATTTGGTACTGGTTTGGTAAAGATTACCCCAGCTCATGACCCTAACGACTTCCAAGTTGGTAACCGTCATAACTTAAAGCGTATCAATGTTATGAACGATGACGGTACTATGAACGAAGAAGCTGGCAAGTATGCCGGTATGGATCGTTTCGACTGTCGTGAAGCATTAGTTAAGGACCTTAAGGAACAAGGTTACTTGATCAAGATTGAACCAATCGTTCACTCAGTAGGTCACTCAGAACGTTCAGGCGTTCAAGTTGAACCAAGACTTTCTAAGCAATGGTTCGTTAAGATGAAGCCACTTGCTGACAAGGTTCTTGAAAATCAAAAGACCGACGGCAAGGTAAACTTCGTTCCAGAACGTTTCGAAGGTACTCTTGATCATTGGATGGAAGATGTTCACGATTGGTGTATTTCACGTCAATTATGGTGGGGTCACAGAATTCCAGCTTGGTACAACAAGAAGACTGGTGAAACTTACGTAGGTGTTGATGCTCCTAAGGATGCTGAAAACTGGGAACAAGATCCAGACGTACTTGATACTTGGTTCTCAAGTGCTCTTTGGCCATTCTCAACTTTAGGCTGGCCTGACACTGATTCAGAAGACTTCAAGCGTTACTTCCCAACCAATGCTTTGGTAACTGGTTACGACATCATCTTCTTCTGGGTATCCAGAATGATGTTCCAAAGTTTGCACTTTACTGGCAAGCGTCCATTCAACGATGTTGTTTTGCACGGTTTGATGCGTGACGAACAAGGCCGCAAGATGAGTAAATCACTTGGTAACGGTGTTGACCCAATGGATGTTGTTGACAAGTACGGTGCCGACGCTCTTCGTTGGTTCTTGCTTAACGGTACTGCTCCTGGTCAAGATACTCGTTATGATCCTAAGAAGTTATCAGCTGCTTGGAACTTCATCAACAAGATTTGGAACGCAAGTCGTTTCGTAATCATGAACTTGCCGGAAGATGCTAAGCCAGCTCACATGCCTGAAGTTTCTAAGTTTGATTTGTCAGACAGATGGATCTTTGATCGTTTGAACCACACTGTAAGTGAAGTAACTAGACTCTTTGATGAATACAAGTTTGGTGAAGCAGGTCGTGAACTTTACAACTTTATCTGGAACGACTTCTGTGACTGGTACATCGAAATTTCTAAGGTTGCTTTAAACGGTGATGACGAAGAATTAAAGGCTAGAAAGCAAGAAAACCTTGTTTGGATTCTTGATCAAATCTTGCGTTTGATGCACCCAATTATGCCATTCGTAACCGAAAAGCTTTGGCTTTCAATGCCACACGAAGGCAAGTCAATCATGGTAGCTAAGTACCCTGAGACTCATAAAGAATTTGAAAATGAGCAAGCAGATAATGATATGGCCTTCTTGATTGAAACTATCAAGGCTGTACGTAACATCCGTATGGAAGTTAACGCACCAATGTCATCTAAGATTGATATCATGATTCAATTGGATGATGCTAAGGATAAGCACATTTTGGATGAAAATGCTGACTACGTAGAAAACTTCTTACACCCTAAGAAGCTTGAAGTAGCTGAAGAAATTGAAGCTCCAAAATTGGCTAAGACTGCAGTTATTCCAGGCGCACAAATCTTTGTTCCATTGACTGAACTTGTTAACGTTGATGACGAATTAGCTAAGATGGAAAAAGAAGAAAAGCGTCTTGAAGACGAAGTTGCTCGTTGTGAAAAGAAGCTTGCTAACAAAGGCTTTGTTGACCACGCTCCAGAAGCAGTTGTTAACAAAGAAAAGGAAAAGAAGGCTGACTACGAAAGTCAATTAAGTGGCGTTCGTGAAAGAATTCAAGACTTGAAGGAGAGTAAATAA
- a CDS encoding bifunctional folylpolyglutamate synthase/dihydrofolate synthase, producing the protein MKFTNAQEVISCLYSLPHLHPKNDLSFIKKILAKLGNPQDQVKTVHITGTNGKGSTSYYLATLLKKAGQKTGLFVSPYVYRFNERIQLNNQDISDQDLVKAANKVQAAFEEIQKEDNDFSLVTFEYEVAIAFVYFADQKCDYAVIEVGIGGEHDKTNVITPEASIITTIGLDHEQIIGPTIQDIAREKSGIIKRNRPVVLGNVPQEVLPILKQKAEKEQAPLYQLGRNFEVKLDEQIVYSDNEHELAFKLRPQVEGFDIAIAVRTFFLLDLPLTNEKVEQAIDQTVIPGRYQVLQTKPLIILDGAHNIQAMTNLLKTVHQLAEKRQGHLHALVTMMKDKDLEQVFALFKQNDDVLLTTLDYPRVAKQNDFPIDVQRRYNYERDYQRGLTTLKNKMADNDILLVTGSFYLVSAILNWKGKNDAR; encoded by the coding sequence TTGAAGTTTACTAATGCCCAAGAAGTAATTTCTTGCTTGTATTCTTTGCCACACTTGCATCCAAAAAATGATTTATCTTTTATCAAAAAGATATTGGCAAAATTGGGCAATCCGCAAGATCAAGTAAAAACCGTTCATATTACAGGTACGAATGGTAAAGGCTCAACTTCATATTATTTAGCAACTCTGCTTAAAAAGGCTGGTCAGAAGACTGGCCTTTTTGTCTCACCTTATGTTTATCGTTTTAACGAACGAATTCAACTGAACAATCAAGATATTAGCGATCAAGATTTGGTAAAAGCAGCCAATAAGGTGCAAGCAGCTTTTGAAGAAATTCAAAAAGAAGATAATGACTTCTCATTGGTTACCTTTGAATATGAAGTAGCGATAGCTTTTGTCTATTTTGCAGACCAAAAATGCGATTATGCCGTAATTGAAGTAGGCATTGGTGGTGAACATGATAAAACCAATGTGATTACGCCAGAGGCCAGCATTATTACTACCATTGGCTTGGATCATGAGCAAATTATTGGTCCTACGATTCAAGATATTGCCCGTGAAAAAAGTGGCATTATAAAAAGAAATAGACCAGTGGTTTTGGGGAATGTGCCACAAGAAGTTTTGCCAATTTTAAAACAAAAAGCAGAAAAAGAGCAGGCACCTCTTTATCAATTAGGTCGCAATTTTGAAGTTAAACTAGATGAACAAATTGTTTATTCAGACAATGAACATGAGCTTGCCTTTAAATTGCGTCCGCAAGTTGAGGGTTTCGATATTGCTATTGCGGTTCGAACTTTCTTTTTACTCGATTTGCCTTTAACAAATGAAAAAGTGGAGCAGGCGATTGATCAGACAGTAATACCTGGTCGTTATCAAGTATTGCAGACCAAGCCATTGATTATTTTGGACGGTGCTCATAATATTCAGGCCATGACTAATCTGCTTAAAACGGTTCATCAATTAGCTGAAAAAAGACAGGGTCATCTCCATGCACTAGTAACCATGATGAAGGATAAAGATTTAGAGCAAGTCTTTGCCTTGTTTAAGCAAAATGATGATGTTTTGCTTACAACGCTAGATTATCCACGTGTAGCCAAACAAAATGATTTTCCAATTGATGTGCAAAGAAGATATAATTATGAACGGGACTATCAAAGAGGGCTAACCACGTTAAAGAATAAAATGGCGGATAACGATATTTTGTTAGTTACTGGCTCGTTTTATTTGGTAAGTGCAATTTTAAATTGGAAAGGAAAAAATGATGCACGTTAA
- a CDS encoding HAD family hydrolase: MHVKGINDDIQGIVFDMDGLLVNSEKLYWDANIQAAEEENLGTPRDAYLKLTGATVKEMQDFYHKYFKTDADRDRFIKRTDDLVWQWTDEGKLKLQPGVQEALDEFQKRGMHMAIASSNYEDVVQHVLWATGIRNYFDFHISYLDVQKGHIEPKPAPDIYLTAAKKMHLPKENILVFEDSSTGVQSAASAGLKCVMVPDLIPPTGKDRTNAAMICQNFFEFLKRI, translated from the coding sequence ATGCACGTTAAAGGAATAAATGATGATATTCAAGGCATTGTTTTTGACATGGATGGCTTGCTGGTTAATTCAGAAAAACTGTATTGGGATGCAAATATCCAAGCGGCAGAAGAGGAAAATCTTGGTACGCCGCGCGATGCATATTTGAAATTAACTGGTGCCACAGTTAAGGAAATGCAGGATTTTTATCATAAGTATTTCAAAACCGACGCTGATCGTGATCGCTTCATTAAGCGAACCGACGACCTCGTTTGGCAGTGGACCGATGAAGGAAAATTGAAATTACAGCCTGGCGTGCAAGAAGCACTAGATGAATTTCAAAAGCGTGGAATGCATATGGCCATTGCCTCAAGTAATTATGAAGACGTTGTGCAACACGTGCTTTGGGCAACTGGTATTAGAAATTATTTTGATTTCCATATCAGTTATCTAGATGTGCAAAAGGGTCATATTGAACCAAAGCCAGCACCAGATATTTATTTAACAGCTGCTAAGAAGATGCATTTGCCTAAAGAAAATATTCTGGTGTTTGAAGATTCATCTACTGGTGTTCAATCAGCAGCCAGTGCTGGTTTAAAATGCGTGATGGTGCCCGATTTGATTCCCCCAACGGGAAAAGATCGGACTAACGCCGCAATGATTTGTCAAAACTTTTTTGAATTTCTCAAAAGAATTTAG